In Carya illinoinensis cultivar Pawnee chromosome 7, C.illinoinensisPawnee_v1, whole genome shotgun sequence, the following are encoded in one genomic region:
- the LOC122316247 gene encoding uncharacterized protein LOC122316247: MICISWNCRGLGNPRGVRALRDLVRKEVPMVLFLQETKLHVTKMECVKRLLGYECCFAVSSEGRSGGLALMWQEETNLNVQSYSKNHIDALIHNAEHDGQWQFTGVYGHPDTELRQETWNTIRSLRGTVSVPWLVCGDFNEVLCWQEKRGGRNRPERQMRTFRQLLDDCSFVDLGFMGPPFTWCNKRDVQHTVSERLDRYLANQGWIDWFPGFRVVHGSSASSDHLPILLYSRREKSSKRNKLFRFEAMWTEEGEYENIVEDSWNGRTSGNQMNNIKTRIGACSQRLAQWNKTKYGNVQKRIQQCRTHLQQVQERDPYHSQMELHQEARCQLQMWLEREEILWCQRAKSLWLQGGDQNTKYFH, from the coding sequence ATGATTTGCATTAGCTGGAACtgccgtgggcttgggaacccacggggaGTTCGTGCACTTCGTGACCTGGTCAGGAAGGAAGTTCCCATGGTCCTGTTCTTGCAGGAAACAAAATTACATGTAACTAAAATGGAGTGTGTGAAAAGACTTTTGGGTTATGAATGCTGTTTTGCTGTGAGCAGTGAGGGGAGAAGTGGGGGATTGGCTTTGATGTGGCAAGAGGAGACAAATTTGAATGTGCAAAGCTACTCTAAGAACCATATTGATGCTCTAATACATAATGCAGAACATGATGGACAGTGGCAGTTTACTGGTGTATATGGCCATCCTGATACAGAATTAAGGCAAGAGACTTGGAATACAATTCGATCTTTGAGGGGCACAGTATCTGTCCCATGGTTGGTGTGTGGTGACTTTAATGAGGTCTTATGTTGGCAGGAAAAGAGAGGGGGTAGGAATAGACCTGAAAGACAAATGAGAACCTTCAGACAGCTACTTGATGACTGCTCCTTCGTTGATCTGGGATTCATGGGACCCCCATTCACCTGGTGCAACAAAAGGGATGTTCAACATACAGTTAGTGAAAGGCTGGATAGATATCTGGCTAATCAGGGGTGGATTGATTGGTTCCCAGGCTTTCGAGTGGTACATGGTAGTTCAGCCTCCTCTGACCACCTCCCAATTCTTCTGTATTcaaggagagaaaaaagttcCAAAAGAAACAAGCTCTTTAGATTTGAAGCTATGTGGACTGAGGAAGGGGAGTATGAAAACATTGTGGAAGACTCGTGGAATGGAAGAACAAGTGGTAACCAAATGAATAACATCAAGACAAGGATTGGAGCCTGCTCCCAGAGACTGGCACAATGGAACAAGACCAAGTATGGTAATGTGCAGAAGAGAATTCAGCAATGTAGAACCCACCTGCAACAGGTCCAGGAGAGGGACCCCTATCATTCTCAGATGGAACTCCACCAAGAGGCAAGATGTCAGCTGCAAATGTGGTTGGAAAGGGAAGAGATCCTATGGTGCCAAAGAGCTAAGTCACTATGGCTACAAGGGGGAGACCAGAACACCAAGTATTTCCACTAG